The proteins below come from a single Eucalyptus grandis isolate ANBG69807.140 chromosome 3, ASM1654582v1, whole genome shotgun sequence genomic window:
- the LOC120292251 gene encoding flowering-promoting factor 1-like, whose amino-acid sequence MAGVWVFKNGVYRLVENPQADAQARKVLVHLPSGEVISSYSSLEQILRGLGWERYHGGGDAGLIRFHKHNSNDLICIPRDFSKFNSVHMFDIVVKNPNIFHVRDRS is encoded by the coding sequence ATGGCGGGGGTTTGGGTCTTCAAGAACGGGGTGTACCGTTTGGTCGAGAACCCGCAGGCAGACGCACAGGCGAGGAAGGTGCTGGTGCACTTGCCGAGCGGGGAGGTGATATCTTCCTACTCTTCGCTGGAGCAAATTTTGAGGGGATTGGGATGGGAGAGGTACCACGGCGGCGGAGACGCCGGCCTCATACGGTTCCACAAGCACAACTCCAACGACCTCATCTGTATCCCCCGCGACTTTTCCAAGTTCAACTCCGTCCACATGTTCGACATTGTCGTCAAGAACCCCAACATCTTCCACGTCCGGGATCGCTCTTGA